One region of Streptomyces subrutilus genomic DNA includes:
- a CDS encoding sigma-70 family RNA polymerase sigma factor produces MRDDEAPGSPAATGPTGAAKGGSAGAVSALVRRAVEGDEQATHDLLAFVHPLAIRYCRTRLSRLPGDARHFVEDLAQEVCVAVLMALPRYRDTGRPFEAFVFAIAAHKVADLQRAAMRHPGSTAVPSDEMPERPDDSLGPEERALLSSDAAWAKKLLANLPENQRELLVLRVAVGLTAEETGQMLGMSPGAVRVAQHRALSRLRALAEQ; encoded by the coding sequence ATGCGCGACGACGAGGCCCCGGGGTCACCCGCGGCCACAGGCCCGACCGGCGCCGCCAAGGGCGGCAGTGCCGGGGCCGTCAGCGCGCTCGTACGCCGGGCGGTGGAGGGCGACGAGCAGGCCACGCACGACCTGCTCGCCTTCGTTCACCCGCTCGCGATCCGCTACTGCCGCACCCGGCTGTCGCGGCTTCCGGGTGATGCCCGCCACTTCGTGGAGGACCTGGCGCAGGAGGTCTGCGTCGCCGTCCTGATGGCCCTGCCGCGCTACCGGGACACCGGCCGGCCCTTCGAGGCCTTCGTCTTCGCCATCGCCGCGCACAAGGTCGCCGACCTGCAGCGGGCCGCCATGCGGCACCCGGGCAGCACGGCCGTCCCCTCCGACGAGATGCCGGAGCGGCCCGACGACTCGCTCGGCCCGGAGGAGCGGGCGCTGCTCAGCAGCGACGCGGCCTGGGCCAAGAAGCTCCTGGCCAATCTGCCGGAGAACCAGCGCGAGCTCCTCGTCCTGCGGGTGGCCGTCGGGCTGACCGCCGAGGAGACCGGGCAGATGCTCGGCATGTCGCCGGGGGCGGTGCGGGTCGCCCAGCACCGCGCCCTCAGCAGGCTGCGCGCGCTCGCCGAGCAGTAG